TGCTGTCAACTTTAAGAACCATCTCCGTTCGCGGTGGCTACCTTCCGCTGATTCTGGTATCTCGCCGATTGTAGATTCGGAGAAGGAGCAGATCAAGACACTCATCGTCTCTCTcatgctctcttcttctcctcgtaTCCAGAGCCAGTTGAGTGAAGCCCTAGCCGTCATCGGTAAGCACGATTTCCCCAAATCTTGGCCTGCTTTGCTTCCTGAGCTTATCGCCAACCTTAAAAACGCTGTTAACGCTGGCGATTATGCGTCCATCAATGGTATTCTTGGAACCGCTAGTTCGATTTTCAAAAAGTTTAGGTATCAGTATAGAACCGATGATCTCTTTACTGATTTGAAGTATTGCCTGGATAGTTTTGCTGCTCCGTTGACTGAGATATTCCAGAAAACGTCTTCGTTGATTGATTCTTCTGCGAGTTCTGGTGGCTCAGCTGCGATCCTGAAGCCTCTGTTTGAGTCCCAAAGGCTGTGCTGCAGGATATTTTACTCGTTGAACTTTCAGGACTTGCCAGAGTTTTTCGAAGATCATATGAAGGAGTGGATGGGAGAGTTTAAGAAGTATTTAGCTTCAAACTATCCCGCCTTGGAAAGCACAAAAGAGGGGTTAACACTTGTTGATGATCTTCGCGCTGCTGTTTGCGAGAATATCAATCTTTATATCGAGAAAAACGAAGAAGAGTTTAAAGACTTTTTGAATGATTTTGCATTGGTCGTCTGGACATTGCTCCGAGATGTGTCAAAGTCTCCTAGCAGGGATCAGCTAGCTACTACGGCAATCAAGTTTTTGACCACTGTGAGCACAAGTGTTCACCATGCTTTGTTTGCGGGCGACAATGTAATCAAGGAAATTTGCCAGAGTATTGTGGTCCCCAATGTTTGTTTGAGggctgaagatgaagaagttttcGATATGAACTATATAGAGTTTATCCGTAGAGACATGGAGGGAAGTGATGTGGACACTAGAAGGAGAATAGCTTGTGAGCTACTCAAAGGACTTGCCACCAACTACAAAACACAGGTGACAGAAGTAGTTTCTGTTGAGATACAGAAGCTCTTGAGTTCATTTTCAGCAAATCCGGCTACGAATTGGAAAGACAAGGATTGTGCAATTTACTTGGTTGTCTCTCTATCTACTAAAAAGGCAGGGGGTGCGTCTGTGTCTACAGATCTCATTGATGTTCAAAGCTTCTTCACAAACATTATTCTCCCAGAGCTGCAAAGCCGCGACGTCAACAGTTTTCCAATGCTAAAGGCAGGGTCCTTGAAGTTTTTAACTCTGTTTCGTAGTCATATGCCAAAGCCTTTTGCAATGCAGTTGTTCCCAGAGTTGGTCCGGTTCCTTAAAGCAGAGTCGAACGTGGTCCATTCTTATGCTGCTAGCTGCATAGAGAAGCTCTTGTTAGTGAAGGAGGAAGGCGGACAGGGTAATAGGTATGCTGCTGGTGATATAAGTCCGTTTTTGCTGCAGTTGATGACGAACCTGTTTGATGCGCTGAAGTTTCCAGAATCAGAGGAGAATCAATATCTGATGAAGTGTATAATGCGGGTCCTTGGTGTTGCTGATATCAGTGCTGAGGTTGCTGGACCTTGCATCGGGGGATTGACCTCTATTCTCAATGATGTTtgcaaaaatcctaaaaatccTATATTTAACCACTATCTCTTTGAGTCTGTGGCTGTACTTGTTCGACGGGCATGTGAACGCGATATTTCTCTTATATCTGCTTTTGAAACGAGTCTTTTCCCAAGCCTCCAGATGATTTTGGCCAATGATATCACTGAGTTCTTGCCTTATGCGTTTCAGTTGCTGGCTCAGCTTGTTGAGTTAAATCGACCACCTCTCGCCCCAAGCTACATGCATATCTTCTTGCTGCTCCTCTCGCCTGAGTCATGGAAGAGAAGTGGCAATGTTCCAGCGCTTGTGCGTCTGCTTCAAGCTTTTCTGCAGAAAGCTCCTCATGAAGTTACTCAAGAGAATCGGTTGAGTCAAGTGCTGGGGATATTTGAAAAGCTGGTTGCATCTCCTAGCACAGATGATCAAGGCTTTTATATCCTTAACACGATTATTGAGAATCTGGACTACAGTGTGATTGCACCTTATATGAAGGGTGTATGGGGTGCTCTGTTCACACgccttcaaaacaaaaagacagTCAAGTTCCAGAAGTCGCTAGTAATATTCATGTCGCTTTTCTTGGTGAAGCACGGGCAGGCTTATCTAGTGGAGACTATGAATACCGTCCAGCCAAACATCTTAACTGCAATCTTGGAGCATTTCTGGATTCCGAACCTGAAACTGATCATGGGAACTATCGAGGTCAAGTTAGCAGCAGTTGCTGCAACAAGACTCATATGTGAGACTCCGGCTCTCCTGGATCCATCAGCTGCTAAACTCTGGGGGAAGATGCTTGACAGTATAGTGACGCTTGTTTCAAGGCCTGAGCAAGAAAGGGTCCTCGATGAACCTGAAATGCCAGAAATCTCAGAGAATGTTGGATACACAGCTGCATTTGTGAACCTTCACAATGCtgggaaaaaagaagaggatCCTCTCAAAGACATCAAGGATCCAAAGCAGTTCGTGGTTGCATCTGTTTCTAggctttcttctgcttctcctgGTAGGTTCCCACAAATAATTGGTGAGAATCTCGAACAAGCTAACCAAGCAGCTCTGATCCAGCTCTGCAATGCTTACAACTGTGGGATTGCTTGAAGGGGTAAGTATTGGTATTAACTAACTTGAAGAATGTTTTCAGACTGTATCCAGGAATCAATCTTGACgtgattttaaaattggtttggCAGGAGGAGAGATGGGtttgaggaaaaagaagaatgggAAACAAAGCATCGTTGCATTGGTCATGCATATTTTTGTCTTAAATCGGGAGTTGCATAGCACTTGCAAGTTTAGATTAGAGAAAGAGCATTATCTTCCAAAACTTGGATTTACTCTTTTGGCTTTGGCATTTTAATGGTGTctgtcatgttttttttccttaaaaaagtAAAGCATGTTGATCTCTGTATGGTTATGGTACTACTATGTGTTTTATGTGCATTTTGTCGGTTGTCATGGTCATGGACTATatggtttattatataaatNGGGGGGGGGGGAGCAAGCATTGTTCTTAAATCTTCGTTTTGGAAAATTAGTTAATATGTGGGCTTGTAATCGAAGTTTGTCTAGCTTTCATCGTCTTGTGTGGCCCATTTCATTTGACATTTCAGATTTcagtatcatattttttttgttagcctTTTTGGTATACATCTTAATTTTGAATTCCGTTCTTGATTAATTCtgagcttaattttttttttgttttaaccttgttactatataaaaaagggaaagaaagagagagagtaaatgGGGAACAAGAGGTGATAATAGCCTAATAGGGGTTTATTATAGTTGGTGCTAATCATATGGACCTATAGGGGCAAAATGGtagcttttttatttgtttaatttttgacGACAAACTAATATTAACCGTAAGTTATTTACTTAGCAAATATAACTGTTGAAAAACATTTGATGTCTTGTAAATCATTTATATCTTCATATTCAAAACTTTATACTAGTCATAAAATCTCTACAACAAAACATTAAGTTCCGGCTGGTATATTGTCCTGGTGCCCATAAAATATGGCTCTCGCACGTTGGCGATATCAATGATTGTCATGTTTTTGTTCCTTGCACCCGCTTACTTATGTGTTATAGATACTTAGATTTGTATATGAAAGATGCATATAATATGAGTAAAGAGAAATAATGGAGtgggagagaaaaagagattgaGACCCATCAGTGTGAGAGACTGAGAGGCAGAGATGGTCATATATCATAAGATCATGTGATTTATCATCTGGTCCCctcgttttgtttcttttctccttttcgtTTTATGATATAAGAAAATTGCATTTTAAACAAATACTGTATATTACAGTGGACCAACCAttgttaataatttatatagtaACTTTCTTCTTTCTGACTCTTTTTGAACTTTGTTTATAAATgtaagtttatatttatgtgtgGGCTTGAAGTAGATCCAATTCACTGAACCCACACTCCAACatagtgtaattttttttttgtcttttttatttatttattatatcacTCGATAGCAAAATCTAGGCTTTGTGGAAATTCGATCGATTGCATATGTATAACTAAGCCAAACTACTTAGAGTGATTTTGGGGATAATATTTAGTTAAATGATTTGTTATAAACAGAGTTGAGAGAAACAATTGTTAGCGAGTCTAGCTACCGACGTCCGACGTTATGTTATTAAGAGACATCacaatattagttatatattacgaattagaaggaaaaaaaaatggagtgttttcttctttggctactaataatgttttctccactaattatttaaagaaatttgaCCAATCCTTTGTCAAACATGTGTGAGGtacctttatttttatttaaaaatggaaaaggtaaataaaaataaacacaaacaagtACTAGGAATCCTTTCCTTTATACATATCTGCCATTTGGTCCATTTCctacaaatatatttgaaaatttacgAAAGAGGCTAATCATGGAgtggggaaaaaaaagagaagacaccacaaaacaaagattagagaaaattatattttcatacaaCTTTTAAGTTTGTTGCCGCATATAATAACgagaatttatttttacttctaggagaatttatttttaaactttctatgtCTCTTTGCTGTAAGATTCAATGtggtaatatttgtttttgttgatgttaaTTGTGCTAATGTAAtatccaaatatataaaatttaaaattttctatgtCTCTTGTAACATTAATCGTGgaaataattgtttttgttggtgttaATTGTGGTAATCTAATATCCAAATATTATACAGTGTTAGAATTTAGTAGGATATGTACtgatattatatgtatatgtatgttatatatttttattttcttttctgtttttatttttgggtcatCCATTAATAGCATTccattattatttgaatttgaattaaaatgATCATAAAAAAATGGTACGACTACGAACTACTATTATTGATATCCTCAGTCGAGCGGATCTCAAATAGTTGGAGTCGTACGGACGATTTTGTTACGAGATTACCCCTTTAACgaaacacttttatttatagaatttacttattttttatttattgttgataAAAAGGTTTGcaattatactattttatatttataggatttcagTGGTCTTTTCTATAATGGGATTTGAATGGTTGCTATTGAATCAACATGTTGTTGCTGCTAGTGCATAACAAACATGTGTTTGATGTTTAATTATTATGCAATTGGATATAAAATGTTGAATGTATAATAGAAATTGATCAAAAAGGCTTAAAtgctttttaatatatttgctTAAGTGAGTTCTTTCATTAtatttctggtggtcaaagattGTTTGGTTGCAAaatttcatattccaaaatGCCATATTAGGGTTTAAGTTTTGAGAACTCATATCTGAAACTGATGTATCATAAAttgttgttctatatatatatatatatatatatatatatatatatatatataggtgaatAACAGTTAATAATTAATAGCTAGCATACGTGATTCCTTGCGTTTTGCATCGTGTACTAAATGTGACTAAAAccatataataaaatcaaaaatcagaACCGTATAAGTTGCCACATGTGTGTGTCTGTGAGATCACACTTCAGATTGATCCAGGTTTCAGATCATGTGCATGCATAAACTTGCATTTTATAACTATATAATTAATCGACCAGGAACATTATAAGAAGTTGAGATAGAGAGTGGTCTTTTTGATTTGCATATGTCTCCTCGTActaattattcattttaaatc
The sequence above is drawn from the Camelina sativa cultivar DH55 chromosome 4, Cs, whole genome shotgun sequence genome and encodes:
- the LOC104783230 gene encoding exportin-2; translation: MEWNQTTLQFLSQCFLHTLSPVPEPRRSAEKSLAEAADAPNYGLAVLRLVAEPSIDEQTRHAAAVNFKNHLRSRWLPSADSGISPIVDSEKEQIKTLIVSLMLSSSPRIQSQLSEALAVIGKHDFPKSWPALLPELIANLKNAVNAGDYASINGILGTASSIFKKFRYQYRTDDLFTDLKYCLDSFAAPLTEIFQKTSSLIDSSASSGGSAAILKPLFESQRLCCRIFYSLNFQDLPEFFEDHMKEWMGEFKKYLASNYPALESTKEGLTLVDDLRAAVCENINLYIEKNEEEFKDFLNDFALVVWTLLRDVSKSPSRDQLATTAIKFLTTVSTSVHHALFAGDNVIKEICQSIVVPNVCLRAEDEEVFDMNYIEFIRRDMEGSDVDTRRRIACELLKGLATNYKTQVTEVVSVEIQKLLSSFSANPATNWKDKDCAIYLVVSLSTKKAGGASVSTDLIDVQSFFTNIILPELQSRDVNSFPMLKAGSLKFLTLFRSHMPKPFAMQLFPELVRFLKAESNVVHSYAASCIEKLLLVKEEGGQGNRYAAGDISPFLLQLMTNLFDALKFPESEENQYLMKCIMRVLGVADISAEVAGPCIGGLTSILNDVCKNPKNPIFNHYLFESVAVLVRRACERDISLISAFETSLFPSLQMILANDITEFLPYAFQLLAQLVELNRPPLAPSYMHIFLLLLSPESWKRSGNVPALVRLLQAFLQKAPHEVTQENRLSQVLGIFEKLVASPSTDDQGFYILNTIIENLDYSVIAPYMKGVWGALFTRLQNKKTVKFQKSLVIFMSLFLVKHGQAYLVETMNTVQPNILTAILEHFWIPNLKLIMGTIEVKLAAVAATRLICETPALLDPSAAKLWGKMLDSIVTLVSRPEQERVLDEPEMPEISENVGYTAAFVNLHNAGKKEEDPLKDIKDPKQFVVASVSRLSSASPGRFPQIIGENLEQANQAALIQLCNAYNCGIA